The nucleotide window GACATTGCCGACCGTGATAACAGATGCGGATAACGCGTTGAAGTCTCCACAGCACATTTCGGTAGCCACATATAGCAGGTACCAAGACTTCCACCGTCGACTACAAGGCCGATCTGGAGACAAAGTGGGGAGTATGCATACAAGCCCAGGGTAGTATGTCCGACGTCGGAACACTATGATGTGACGATAAGAAAGCTGTATATATATACAATAACTATGTTTCCACCCGACAACGTAGCTCCTGCTCTCCACGAAAGTATCGTACCGTCTTTACAGTCTTACGTCGGCGCCATGGGCCATTCAAACATGGTGCAGCGAGTCATATCCACCTTGGCGGTAGTAGCTACCAGCTTTTCCGGTGTCACAGCTACATACGGCACATCTGCAGTCACGCTTCCCGGCTATGGCAGCTTCGTCGGCACCACCGTCTCGCAAACTCTCACCAAAAAGCCTTTGCCAGCACCCGTGGATGCATGGCTCGGTATCGACTATGCGTCCCAACCTACGGGCGAGGGTCGCTTTGCGCCTGTTGGGCCCCCGGAGCCTTTCTCGGGAATGAAGAATGCTTCGCAGTATGGGTTTTCGTGTTATCAGGATCCGTTGGATATCACGTATGAGATGGATGAGGCGTGTTTGAGTATGAATGTTTTTCGGCCACAGGGTGTTAAGGCGGGGGAGAAATTACCGGTTTTGGTGTGGATTCATGGGGTATGTTCTGTGTAATATTGGGTGAGGGAGATTGCTGACAATTTAGGGTGGATTCGTTGCTGGAAGCTCTAGGAGTTTCGACGGCGCTTCATTCGTGGCTAATTCGAAACAGCGGTTGATCACTGTAACGTTCAATTATCGAGTGAGTAGGTCGCCAGCCAGGAAAAGATTGAGGTTAATTTAGAACAGGTCAACTCTTTGGGCTTCCTTCCACATCCTGTTTTCGAGCGTCTGGGTCTGCTGAACCTCGGGCTTCGAGATCAAGAAACCTTGCTCAAGTTTGTTCAGCAGTACATCTCATCGTTTGGTGGTGACCCCACTCGCGTTACTATCGGTGGCCGTTCAGCGGGTGCACACTCAGTCGGCATACACCTTTTCCACAACTACGAAAAATCCGAGGGCCCTGCACCTCTCTTCTCCCAGGCTCTTCTCCAATCTGGAAGTGTGACAGCTCGCTCATTCCCCGACTCGTCATACCCGTTGTACCAAGAGCAGTTCTCCCGCTATCTAGGTCTCACAGGATGCAGTGCCGTAGCCAACAGCACCGACACCAAGATCATCAGCTGCCTACGAGCCGCTCCCATCGACAAAGTCCAAAACGCCAGCGCAATAGTATGGCGAGAATCTGAATACGCCATAACCTGGCCCTTCCAACCCACACGCGGCGGCCCCCTCCTCGAGCAATCTGGCTCTCTCTCCGGTCAAAACAAGCAATTCTACCGCATCCCCACAATCACCACGAACGTGCCCGACGAAGCAAAATACTACACCTCAGGCAACCTCACCAAAAACGCTGAATTTCTTGCCTTCATGAAGAACCTCATCCCCGGTCTAACCCCAGACGATCTCTCAGACCTCGAAACCTTGTACCCGGACCCCGCTAGCGATATTAACGGCCCATACGCACACAGTCCAAATTCCACTCAATACAACCGCATCTCCGCCGCTCTAACTGATTACATGTACGTCTGCGCTGGTCAGGAAACCGCAATCCGCATGTCCTCCGCCGGCGTCCCAGTTTACAAACTCGTCTTCGCTGTCAACAACACTTTCCCGGCTTGGAAAGGTATCCCACACACCGCAGATACAAAGTACACGTGGGCAGAACCCAGTGGTGCTGGTGGCGTACAGTACCCCGACGTAGGCAAGGAGCTGTTGAACGCGTATTTCTCTGATTTTGTGGCTCTGGGTGGTGATCCGAATAAGGGGAATAGGACGGGTGTACCGGTGTGGCCGAGGTATGTGCAGGGGGAGATACCTGGGTTACAGTTGAGGATGGAGCCGTTTGGGAACAGTAGGGTCGAGGGGGATGGGATTAGGAGGAAGATGTGTGAGTGGTGGAGGAGTGAGGAGAGGGCGGGGAGGTTGGAGAAGTAGGGTGAGTAGAAAGATAGTAGGGAATAGCTCTTATTATGTGAGTTTAACGAACAGCGTGTTGTAGTTCGTTGCAATTGATAAGATGTCGCAGTTCTACAAAAACATATGTCTCTTCACACATGGTTGACATCACCGACCTACTACTCCAATGTGACCTTCAACACAGCCCTTGGGTTTCTAGGCGAGATCCGGATATTCGGATCTAAGAAAAACTCACGTCGTTTACAGATCAAACGGCTACAGTCGCGTATTCAGTATACTTTTTTTTTCGAGATGAAGCCAAGATACATGTAGTCAGAGAAAGCCCAATCTCACAAGATACAGCCCGGAACTATGGTAGACGTTACTTTTACAACATGCCAAAGTCCAACTTTCCCATACCCCATTACATTCCAATCTCCCCTCTTATCACAATCCCATCCTATTCTATCCTCTACTTTCTTTTCTTCGCCTCCCTCTTTTTTCCTTCTTTTACCTAGCACGCACGCACACGGGCCCTATCCCGCTATCTTTTACCCCTTCTTCCCTACACACACGCTACCCAACCCACCCACCTTTTTTTTCTCCCGAAGAAAACAAATCGCCATCATGGCATGAGCGCATAAACGCATAAACCCCATGCTTTGTCTTGTTCTTTTTCTCTCGCCAGCCACCCGCTATCCGTTATGCCCTTGTGTCGCCATCCTAACGCTCAGCCACACGCAAATGCTCAAAGCGCACGACTCACGACTCACACACCAAGCATCACGACTCACGCATTAAGCACTAGAGACCAAGCATCACGCACCAAGCACCAAGCCCATCACACCCTCCTTACTCCCACCCATCAAGCTCACCACCCATGCGCCCATCACCCAACCCCCGATGTCGGCGCTCGCCATCTTCCAATCTACTTACCCACCGCCTACTTAGGCGATAACTCGGTGCCATTACAAGGCAAGGCGAGGTGAGCTGTGCAATACCGATACCGATACGAGACAAGCAAAAAGGTAATCGGGCGTAAGTAGGTAAGGCGGGCGATACGAGGAAGGGAAGGTAAGAATAAGACTTTTTCTTCGGTCATATCCGCGGTGTGGATGTAGCCGTTATGAAGATCGGCGGTTGGAAAGGATGCGGAATGTTGGCAAGAGACAGACTGCGCTTCGCTGACTGGGGAGTGGAGCGGAGTGGGGAACTGGGATTGGGATTGGGTGTGGTAAGCGCGTGAGCAATGAGCAGCGACTGTCGGGATCTCGACTCCCAACACCCCTGAAGATCGGCACAAAACGTGTTCACTTCTCGTGTTCGGTTCTCAAAGAATCGGGCAGTTGATAGTTTTAGATGGACACAAAGAATGAGGTAGGTGGTTGAATGTGCAATGTAGAGTATTTGTCAAAATCTTGAGCGAGCTAGCTCACTATCTTCCGACTCCGAAAATCCTCTCTCCAAGCCCCCAGCCAGGACCAACCAACCATCCACCCGCCGGAACAAAAGGACACAGCCACCACAAAACAAGACAAGGAAATAAAAAACTGGCAGTGGGGGGTATATATCTTTCCGTAAGAAAGCGCAGCAGCAACTCTATGGCGCGCGCAATTCCTAAACGGGAATGGGGGGTATTTCGAACGAAGATAAAAGGGGGGGATTGAGGTACACCTAACCGACCAAGCTAAGGAAAAGAAAATATAAACGGTTGGTGACCAAAGTACTTCCTTCCTTCTCTCTCTCTGAGTATCTCGCCGGTAGAAGAAACAAAAATAAAACAAAAGGAAAGTAGTGTAAAACCCAGGTTTAGTCGAAAATGCCGCCAAGAAATATGTTTCCGCGAAATCAATCGTCCCCTCTGATCAATCGTCCCAGACAAAATGGGGGAAGCTGAGAAAGATTTCGACCAAAAAAACCACATTCGAGGTTGTAGATTCGGTGTAGATCGCTGGGATCCAAGTTTGATGTTGTGAAGTAGCAGCAGCTTATTTGCAAGCAAAAAAGAGTCGTCGTATGGTAGAAGCGAAAATAAGAGGCAGTTGATTTGTCCAAGGCAAAAAAAAAAAGAAGCCCCAGGCCAAAACCACCAAGAGTTACAAAAGAGCTAAGGGTAGAAGGGTATTTGATGCAGGGACGTAAACGGACATGCTCGTGATAAGACGTGAGAAAAGTTGGCTTGATGAATTGAGCGGCCTAGGCCAAAGGCGGCTTCCGGGGTATATAACTTGGTGGGATCAAAGACAAGAGTGCACCAGTCGATGATGCGCGCGCGCACGGAGAAGCTGGAGAGCAGGCTTCGGAGTTGGACGATGGGGATAACTCATAAGCAACTAGTCTCAAAGGACGAGGTAGCCAACGCCTGCAGCAAGCGCAACGACAAAGGCGTTGACGTTGAGGGTCGAGGCGGCGCCTTCAAACGGCGTGGTGGTCGAGCTGGGGACGGGGCCGCTAGCTGAAGGCGCAGAGGCGGTAGGGATGACGCCGGTTGATGCGACCATGGTGCTGTTGACGGGGTACGAGGGAACAATGGTAGCGTGGGTAGCAGGAATGGTCGACGTCATGTTGACGGGAGTGTAGCCAGGAGTGGAGCTCGAGATGGTGATGGTGTTGACGCGCGTGACGGTGGAAGTGATGTACACAGTCGCATCGTAAACCAGGGTGTCCATGGTGGAGGACGGGGGCGCATCAGCGGAAGCGCCAATGGCTAGCGCAGAGAGGGCGACGATCTGGAAGGAGCGCATGTTGATGGTGTTGTTTGATGTTGGTCAAGGAAGGTGTGTTTTGGTAGTTGTGCGATTGCTATTGAATGCGCGAGGCTTCGATATCAAATCGGAATGGGTTGCAAATGGTATGCTAGAGTGGATGCGACAGGAAGCGCGAGTGATGGACTAGGTCGAGATAGTGTTTGGTAAGACTAGTAGTCTGAGGCTTGGGAGGGAGCTGGTAAGGAGTGTAAGTGCCGAATGGCGGAGCAGGATGCTTTAAGAGAGGAGCGGTTGTGGTGGTTAGCCCGTACGTGAAGATAGTTTGGATCGTGCGTTTGGGGGGGAAACAACGGCGAGTGGAGCCTGGGGGTGGTATTCTGTCTTATGAGGCGCAATTTCCCTAATCCTGGTGCAATTTCGGCCCTTGACGGCGCTAACGCAGGTCGGCCGCTGTGTGCTAGCGGCTACTCGGCTGTGCCTGACAAGGAAGCGGCGATCCAGCATAGTGGTGTGGGCCTGCGCGCACACTGCATCGCACATGCCTCAAGAAATCTGCCGGACCCACACTGCCAAACGGTTGCGCCTGCCTTTGCTCGTGACCTCACTATGGCGTGCAATCGCCGGGACAACCTTGGGAAGGCACTGCCGGCGACGCTCTCCCCAGATGTACCACAATCAAAGGTCCAAGGTTTCAACGCAGCTCCCCAGAATACCTCACACTCTCTGTGTTCCAACCCCCATCGTCATAGCCTGAGGCGCACTGACGTGAAACAGGCACAGCGAATCGTTGCGCACTGGGGCTGTCGCTTCTGGCAACTAGTCAAGGGAGCTGCAAAACTCGACTTGACTGGCGCCACGCTGCATGTCCTGTACACCGCACTGTACTCAGTACTCAGGTACAGGTGCTGGCGTGCTGTCGTGGCGCGCCATGTCTGCTGCGACATTGTCAGCGCGCGAGACTAGACCAACCAGCGACTTGTCCAGGCGAGTTGATTTCATGGCCATGCGACAACGTGGTTTTTCAAGCGCGGCTCAAAGCCATCGATGCCGCATCTTGGCGTCGGAGATGCGCTTCCTTCACCGCTGACCATCTAGATTCGCTCGGCAAGCGAATCAGGCGAATCACAACACCACCAACTGTCGTCAGGCCGCAGCCGTGGTGGTGTGGACAACAAGAATTTTCCTGCAAAGACTTTGATGCTGAGTTTTCCTTGGTGACTTGCTCAACAACAATGCCATCCAGTGACAACAGTCGTTTTTGTGACTCCCCGCGCAGTAGCAGCCCATGAACAGAATAGCCTTTTTCCTGCATGGACAACACACCGGCCGGCTTCCGTCGCACTCTTCACCCCTCCAACCATATCATCGTGACAATTGACACACAGGAACTCCGCACAGCCAAGGGCCGAAAATAAGATTACCATGACACTGGCCAAGCCATATCGCTGTGATTGGCTATATCTTGCCATCCCGGCTATTAACTCGCCTGGCCTCATTTCTTTTCTTCACCCGTCGCATTGAAGCCACTGGCAAACAATTGCAAATCCTGCTCAATCCTGCTCCTTCTCCATTCACCCGTACCACGGCTACGCCTGCTTCTGGAAGTTGCTTTGCGGAGATTGGTAAAGCGCTGAATCGTGCCCAAAGTAAAAGTATTGATAATCGCCCACTCTCCTGCCCATTCCAAACACCAGCCATGCCTTGCCAGTCCTTCAAACCAGTTGCGCCGCGAAAGACCACAGCGGCAACCCCCAATCTCTGTACCAAGCAAAGTCAGCTCTGCAGTCAGTGTGCGGGCTACCATCCAGGCTTGAACCGGCTGCTTGCCGAAACTAGCAAGCCGTCATATCGCGAAAACCACGCCACATCCAGCAGGCTAACAGTGCCCCTTGAGATACACTACCGCCCATATTGACAGGCCCCATAAACCCAAGCATCACGGCAAAACTCTTAGAAAGCGGATAAGCGCACGTACCTTCAGACTAGTCTTGGCATCTTCGCGCCATAGTCGCAAACAACCTCGTTGCGAGTCGTAAGTGTGTGATCGCCACAATAGTAATATTTCAGTCGGCCTCGACCACTTCGGCACTCTCCCATAGTCGTCGACAAATCTCCTCGGCTTCGTTTCGGCGAGCCTGATCGCTCTCGAAACTTTGTCGGCCTTCAACCTCATTGTCGCTTCGACTAGTCTTGCCCCGGCTTTGGTCGTCAAAGCTGACTCGCGACCTTCGCGACCCTGCATCTGTTTCAACAGGCCCATCGTTGAAACTTGTGCTCAGGCTGCTGGCGCCTGTTGCAAATCCGTTTCCGTTTGACGACTTTGGTATCCGCGTTTTTCGCGACATGCCAGGGATCTGATGTATGCGCCCAAGCGAATCTGCAATAGGGTTGCGGTATCTCCGGACAACGTTGTACTCGACGGCAACGTGATTGAACTGCTGCTGTAAGCGGGGATCAAGACGTCCCTCTCCGTTCGTATTATAGTGAATGCTAGACTGCAAGTACGTCGGTCCGCCTGTGCGGGGAAGCGTCACGGGTACGAGCTTCTGCGGCTCAATGTTGGATGACGCACGTTGCAGCATGAGTTTTTGCTGGGTTCGCGACGGCGGCAAATTAGTTGGCGTAGTAGTGCC belongs to Pyrenophora tritici-repentis strain M4 chromosome 10, whole genome shotgun sequence and includes:
- a CDS encoding PnbA, Carboxylesterase type B → MFPPDNVAPALHESIVPSLQSYVGAMGHSNMVQRVISTLAVVATSFSGVTATYGTSAVTLPGYGSFVGTTVSQTLTKKPLPAPVDAWLGIDYASQPTGEGRFAPVGPPEPFSGMKNASQYGFSCYQDPLDITYEMDEACLSMNVFRPQGVKAGEKLPVLVWIHGGGFVAGSSRSFDGASFVANSKQRLITVTFNYRVNSLGFLPHPVFERLGLLNLGLRDQETLLKFVQQYISSFGGDPTRVTIGGRSAGAHSVGIHLFHNYEKSEGPAPLFSQALLQSGSVTARSFPDSSYPLYQEQFSRYLGLTGCSAVANSTDTKIISCLRAAPIDKVQNASAIVWRESEYAITWPFQPTRGGPLLEQSGSLSGQNKQFYRIPTITTNVPDEAKYYTSGNLTKNAEFLAFMKNLIPGLTPDDLSDLETLYPDPASDINGPYAHSPNSTQYNRISAALTDYMYVCAGQETAIRMSSAGVPVYKLVFAVNNTFPAWKGIPHTADTKYTWAEPSGAGGVQYPDVGKELLNAYFSDFVALGGDPNKGNRTGVPVWPRYVQGEIPGLQLRMEPFGNSRVEGDGIRRKMCEWWRSEERAGRLEK
- a CDS encoding Tymo-45kd-70kd multi-domain protein encodes the protein MRSFQIVALSALAIGASADAPPSSTMDTLVYDATVYITSTVTRVNTITISSSTPGYTPVNMTSTIPATHATIVPSYPVNSTMVASTGVIPTASAPSASGPVPSSTTTPFEGAASTLNVNAFVVALAAGVGYLVL